The Echinicola jeungdonensis genome segment GAAGCCAATAGAAGTTTGTTTTTCTATAAAGGGGACAAGCTCAATACTGAGGGTTACGAAATTCCGGAAGGGCATTCTATTGATTTACAAGGGGACAAAGCTATCAGCTTTGTCAATGGAGAGGAACCTGCGGAATTGTTATTCTTGCAAGGCAAACCAATTGGTGAACCTGTAGTTCAACATGGCCCCTTTGTTATGAATAATATGGATGAGATTTATGAAGCCATTCGGGATTTTCAAAACACCCAATTTGGAGGTTGGCCCTGGCCCAATAATGAACCTACCCACCCCAAAGAAAAAGGTCGGTTTGCAAAGCATGCTAATGGTAAAGTAGAGGAAAAAGGTTAATCCATCCATTTCAATAACATCCCTTGGCAAAAGTTTCCCAAGGGATTTTTTATTGCTGACAACCAGCAAAATACAATTTAAAATTTAATTTTTTTTCAAATAATTTCATACATGTTGTGACACTCCTTCCATATTCCCCGTCTGGTTTTCAGTGAGCGCGCCACCATTTTTTTCATTTACAAAAAGAAATACTTTATCATGAAATTTACATTTAAAAATCTTTTTTCCTTTTTATTAACTGGAATTGTGGCAACTACTTTAGTTTCCTGTGAAAATGAGGATGAATGCTTTTCTCCTCCTGAGTCTTTCAAATTGACCTTGATAAATGTTGACGGGGAAGATATTTATGGAGGTGAAGAACCTGCCTTTAACCCTGAAAACATTCGAATTTATTTTATCAATATAGATGAAAATGAAGAGGAGGTGGAATTTAACTTCCAAACTCAGGAGGAAGGCCCTTCCTATATTGAAAGTTTATCCCTTTCTGAAGAAAGCCTGGCAGAATAAGATGAATTTTTCCTGGAGATTTCAGAAGAAACTACCATTAACTTGAATATTGTGGCGGAAAAAGTGGTGGAAGAAGGCTGTACCAGTCATCCCTTTACAGAAATAAAAGCTAATGGTGAAGACCTAAGTAAGGATAAAGGCATTTATTCTTTGACTATTGACGCCGAATAAACCCAGAATTTGAACCAGAGTCAAATCAAATCTCTAAAGGGGAATCCATAGGATTCCTCTTTAATTTTTATTTTGGCATTCAATTTTTTTTGAATGCCCCCCCTTAAAAAATGCCTTTACTTTTTGCTCTAAATTATTTTCCGCTTCCTTTTTAATATTTCCCTGGCCCTCTTTCAATGCAGGTAATGTGATCACTTTATAAAAACCACTTTCTTTTCCCTCTTCACCGGATGTTATTAAAATTGTTTTTTTATTACATTTTTTGGCCAACTGTAACAATTCAAATGGGCCTTTTCCAGCAGCTGATTGGGCATCAAAATGGCCTTCCCCTGTAATCACCAAATCCGCTTCTTTTATTTTTGCTTCCATATGGACCTGTTCAAAAAAGTAGGTTGCTCCAGGGAATACCTCCACGGGAAAAAAGGCACTCAAGCCCAGGGCAATTCCTCCAGCCGCTCCAAAACCTGGTTGATCAGCTAGCTTCCGAATAGATTTCTTTTTCAGCAATTCGAAAACCCTTATTGAACCCTTTTCAAATTCCTTTAAATCATCTTCCAATAATCCTTTTTGTGGGCCAAAAACTGGTATGGCTCCCTTTTCCCCAAAAAAGTAATTATTGACATCACAGAGGCAAGTAAAACTTAGTTTATAGTTTCTTGGAGGCCTTTGTATGTGGGCAATCCGGGATAAAAAACCTAGACTAAATTGGGGAATTTCCCTTCCATTTTGGTCCAAAAAAAGAAATCCCAAAGCCCTAAGAATCCCTGTTCCCATATCCACCGAAGCACTTCCCCCTAGCCCCAAAACGATATGGTTTATTCCTAATTCACTCAGTTTTTTAATCAATTCCCCTGTACCATAACTGCTCGTCACCTTTGCATCCCGTTCATAAGCTTCAAGCCATTTTATCCCTGATACCGTAGAAACATCCAAATAGGCAACTTTTTTACCCGTGTCAAAATACACTTTCCCGGTAACAGGCTTTCCAATTGCATTCAATGCAATAATTTCCAAAGACTGTACACACAGGGAACTGGCTAGCAAATCACAGGTACCATCTCCCCCATCAGCTATAGGGGCTAAGTTTGTTTGGGCATCAGGAATTGCAGATTCAATGGCTTTTTGGATAATAATTGCAGCCTGGTCTGCCTCAATGGTTCCTTTGAAAGCATTGGGTGCTACCAGGATTTTCATTTTTTCAGATTTTTCATTCTCCAAAAATAATC includes the following:
- a CDS encoding glycerate kinase family protein, with the protein product MKILVAPNAFKGTIEADQAAIIIQKAIESAIPDAQTNLAPIADGGDGTCDLLASSLCVQSLEIIALNAIGKPVTGKVYFDTGKKVAYLDVSTVSGIKWLEAYERDAKVTSSYGTGELIKKLSELGINHIVLGLGGSASVDMGTGILRALGFLFLDQNGREIPQFSLGFLSRIAHIQRPPRNYKLSFTCLCDVNNYFFGEKGAIPVFGPQKGLLEDDLKEFEKGSIRVFELLKKKSIRKLADQPGFGAAGGIALGLSAFFPVEVFPGATYFFEQVHMEAKIKEADLVITGEGHFDAQSAAGKGPFELLQLAKKCNKKTILITSGEEGKESGFYKVITLPALKEGQGNIKKEAENNLEQKVKAFFKGGHSKKIECQNKN